One window from the genome of Fulvivirga lutea encodes:
- a CDS encoding CcmD family protein, which translates to MKKWLLILMMFATSFSFSQEKIPVTESDYQNSEVPMADRLREDGKIYVLTGIIMIILIGTLGYLVVIDKKISRVEKTLENKQ; encoded by the coding sequence ATGAAAAAGTGGTTGTTGATATTAATGATGTTTGCAACATCATTTTCATTTAGTCAGGAGAAAATTCCTGTGACTGAATCTGATTATCAGAATTCTGAAGTTCCAATGGCTGATAGGCTTAGAGAAGATGGTAAAATCTATGTTTTAACAGGAATTATCATGATCATTCTCATTGGAACCTTGGGCTATTTGGTGGTAATTGACAAAAAAATTAGCAGAGTAGAGAAAACGTTGGAGAATAAACAATGA
- a CDS encoding cytochrome c maturation protein CcmE domain-containing protein yields the protein MKRSHIIAIVLIAAAIGIIISTAGDASSYVTFDKAYEMASNGNTKSIHVVGELTKNANGEVTGIFPSQDKLSFRFIMQDENGKQQEVFYNEPVPPDFKRSEKVVVIGSYNQDLFIADKILMKCPSKYQEETVNAEM from the coding sequence ATGAAAAGATCACACATTATAGCAATAGTATTAATTGCGGCAGCCATTGGCATAATTATTTCAACGGCCGGTGATGCGAGTAGCTATGTTACTTTTGATAAGGCCTATGAAATGGCCAGTAATGGGAATACAAAAAGTATCCATGTAGTAGGTGAGTTAACGAAGAATGCAAATGGTGAGGTTACAGGTATTTTTCCTTCTCAGGATAAACTTTCCTTTCGCTTCATTATGCAAGACGAAAATGGTAAGCAACAGGAAGTTTTTTATAACGAACCTGTGCCGCCTGATTTCAAAAGATCTGAAAAAGTGGTGGTGATTGGTTCTTATAATCAGGACTTATTTATTGCAGACAAAATATTAATGAAATGCCCTTCTAAGTATCAGGAAGAGACAGTGAATGCTGAAATGTAG
- the ccsA gene encoding cytochrome c biogenesis protein CcsA: MIHEFIGDLGHLFVITALISAIYAAFSFYKASSHDDLKQSANWKINGRTSFYVHAISVFGIVFCLFFIIYNHYFEYHYAWSHSSRRLPGHYMISCFWEGQEGSFLLWMFWHALLGLVIIFTNKYWEAPVMTIFSTVQAFLSSMILGVVIPGLELKLGSSPFILLRDALDAPIFTSQPNFVPEDGTGLNPLLQNYWMVIHPPTLFLGFATTVIPFAYCIAGLWQKKYTEWIRPALPWALFSAAILGIGILMGGYWAYETLNFGGYWNWDPVENAVYVPWLFLVAAIHTMIAYKNSSTALKSAIVLVITSFVLILYSTFLTRSGILGNASVHSFTDLGLSGQLLIYLVFFTLLSIVLAIYRWKEVPTSEKEAHTYSREFWIFIGALSLCLMGFQVLIPTSIPVFNKVVELFGSVGNFAPPANQIEYYSKFQLWFAVVVALLSGVGQFFWWKKIELKDLKSSLSGPLVLTLILSAIMILLGDVAKPAYIILLLAGVFTIVANGKILIQLFKSSPKLSGGAITHIGVGLMLIGILFSSGYSKVVSLNNTGMLISKEGSNEFNSENLLLFVNEPKTMLDYELTYRGERVEEVNEGVYIDKNDITNTAIPHLVTLKRDVVEGENILFNSGDTVEIAPENTYYEIEYKSNSGKTFTLYPRAQINEDMGGLLASPDIKRGIASDLYTHVSSVRNPNEDVDWSEQEEFNVGMEENFFVNDYVTQVLGVRRIDEVEGVDLSPDDVAIKAFIKVQGEVKEYVATPIFLIKDGLVGRIPDEISDLGLRLTLLNVHPETSSFSVAANTRQKNWVVMKALEKPFINVLWLGTLVLVAGFVVAINRRYSEFQKMKQKGLE, translated from the coding sequence ATGATTCATGAATTTATAGGTGACCTGGGTCACCTTTTTGTAATTACAGCGCTGATAAGCGCAATATATGCGGCCTTTAGTTTTTATAAGGCATCTAGCCACGATGATCTTAAGCAGTCAGCAAACTGGAAGATAAATGGACGCACCTCTTTTTACGTTCATGCGATTTCTGTATTTGGAATCGTTTTTTGTCTGTTTTTTATTATTTACAATCATTATTTTGAGTATCACTATGCCTGGTCTCATTCATCCAGGAGGTTGCCGGGGCATTATATGATTTCATGCTTCTGGGAAGGTCAGGAAGGAAGTTTTTTACTCTGGATGTTCTGGCATGCTTTGCTCGGTTTGGTGATCATTTTTACCAATAAGTATTGGGAGGCACCGGTAATGACTATTTTCTCAACCGTGCAGGCGTTTTTAAGTTCGATGATTTTAGGGGTTGTGATTCCAGGGCTAGAATTGAAATTAGGTAGCTCACCTTTTATTTTATTAAGAGATGCATTAGATGCCCCAATCTTTACCAGTCAACCTAATTTTGTACCCGAAGATGGTACAGGGCTAAATCCCCTGCTCCAGAATTATTGGATGGTTATACACCCGCCTACCTTATTCCTTGGTTTTGCCACTACTGTAATACCTTTTGCGTATTGCATTGCGGGACTTTGGCAGAAGAAATATACCGAGTGGATTCGCCCGGCATTACCCTGGGCACTGTTTTCTGCAGCGATTTTAGGAATTGGCATATTAATGGGTGGCTACTGGGCCTATGAAACACTAAATTTTGGTGGCTACTGGAATTGGGATCCTGTTGAAAATGCAGTGTATGTTCCTTGGCTTTTCCTAGTTGCTGCCATTCATACCATGATTGCCTACAAGAATAGTAGCACAGCTTTAAAATCTGCCATTGTGTTGGTCATCACTTCCTTTGTATTAATTCTTTATTCCACATTCTTAACGCGAAGTGGGATTTTAGGAAATGCATCTGTACATTCATTCACTGATTTAGGCCTTTCAGGCCAACTGCTGATCTACCTTGTTTTCTTTACTTTATTATCGATTGTCTTGGCAATTTATAGATGGAAAGAAGTGCCAACAAGTGAGAAAGAGGCGCATACTTACTCTCGAGAATTCTGGATTTTCATCGGAGCTTTATCATTATGCTTAATGGGGTTTCAGGTGCTAATTCCAACCTCTATCCCGGTATTTAACAAGGTGGTTGAGTTGTTTGGATCTGTTGGAAACTTTGCACCACCAGCCAACCAGATCGAATATTACAGCAAATTTCAATTATGGTTTGCCGTTGTTGTGGCACTACTATCAGGTGTAGGACAATTCTTTTGGTGGAAAAAAATTGAACTGAAAGATTTAAAAAGCAGTCTCTCAGGGCCGTTGGTTTTAACACTTATTCTAAGTGCTATAATGATACTTTTGGGGGATGTAGCCAAACCGGCATATATCATTTTGTTATTAGCCGGAGTATTTACTATTGTAGCCAATGGTAAAATTTTAATTCAACTTTTTAAATCTTCGCCAAAGTTGTCTGGTGGCGCCATTACCCATATTGGTGTTGGGTTAATGCTCATCGGTATCCTTTTCTCTTCCGGGTATTCCAAGGTGGTTTCTCTCAACAATACGGGCATGCTCATCTCAAAAGAAGGCTCTAATGAGTTCAATAGTGAGAATTTGCTCCTTTTTGTGAATGAGCCTAAAACCATGCTAGATTATGAGTTGACGTACAGAGGCGAGCGCGTGGAGGAGGTAAATGAAGGTGTTTATATTGATAAAAATGATATTACAAATACGGCAATCCCTCATTTAGTCACCCTCAAAAGAGATGTAGTAGAAGGTGAAAATATCTTGTTTAACTCAGGCGATACGGTAGAAATTGCTCCTGAGAATACCTATTATGAGATTGAGTACAAATCAAATTCTGGAAAGACTTTCACACTTTACCCTCGGGCTCAAATTAATGAAGATATGGGTGGATTGTTGGCTTCACCTGACATAAAAAGAGGGATTGCGAGTGACTTATACACGCATGTTAGCTCCGTAAGAAATCCTAATGAAGATGTGGACTGGAGTGAGCAGGAAGAATTCAACGTTGGAATGGAAGAAAACTTCTTTGTCAATGATTATGTGACACAGGTATTAGGTGTACGTAGAATTGATGAAGTAGAAGGTGTGGACCTAAGCCCAGATGATGTGGCCATTAAGGCATTTATAAAAGTACAGGGCGAAGTAAAAGAATATGTAGCCACACCAATTTTTCTCATTAAAGACGGTCTTGTTGGTCGAATTCCAGATGAAATTAGCGACTTAGGCTTGAGGTTAACTTTACTCAATGTGCATCCTGAAACCAGCAGTTTTTCAGTAGCTGCTAATACCAGGCAAAAAAACTGGGTAGTGATGAAGGCTCTTGAAAAACCGTTTATCAATGTGCTATGGTTAGGTACTTTGGTATTGGTAGCCGGTTTTGTTGTTGCAATTAACAGACGATATTCCGAATTTCAGAAAATGAAACAAAAGGGATTGGAATAA
- a CDS encoding Rossmann-like and DUF2520 domain-containing protein: MALGKRIAMIGSGNVAWHLAPALENAGHIIVEVFSRSKKNASALVDRLYQAEIKEDLDFSDSTAELFIIAVTDDCISEVAQELALPENAIVVHTSGAQSLGELGYTATEAIGVFYPLQTFSKSKKVKFEEIPICIEAEDKDTERVLLTIAKSISNNVQLVSTVDRKALHVAAVFACNFTNHCLTLSEQILNSKKLDFDILKPLIIETINKGLELGPSNAQTGPAKRHDFQTLDHHMEFLSENEELAELYRLFSQNIVDNYPID, from the coding sequence ATGGCCTTAGGCAAACGCATTGCAATGATTGGTTCTGGAAATGTGGCATGGCATTTAGCGCCTGCCTTGGAAAATGCCGGACACATTATTGTAGAAGTATTTAGCCGATCAAAAAAAAATGCCAGTGCCCTTGTAGATCGCTTATACCAGGCGGAGATTAAAGAAGATTTAGACTTTTCAGATAGTACAGCAGAGCTATTCATCATTGCGGTTACTGATGACTGTATTTCTGAAGTGGCACAGGAATTGGCCTTACCAGAAAATGCAATTGTTGTTCATACTTCAGGAGCTCAATCGCTGGGTGAATTGGGTTACACTGCCACAGAAGCTATTGGAGTATTTTACCCGCTGCAAACCTTTAGCAAATCGAAAAAGGTAAAGTTTGAAGAGATTCCCATTTGCATAGAGGCAGAAGATAAAGACACGGAGAGGGTGCTGTTGACTATCGCGAAAAGCATTAGCAATAATGTACAGTTGGTAAGTACTGTGGATAGAAAGGCATTGCACGTTGCGGCTGTTTTTGCATGTAATTTCACTAACCATTGTCTGACACTTTCGGAACAGATACTAAATTCCAAAAAGCTGGATTTCGATATTCTTAAGCCGTTAATTATTGAAACAATAAATAAAGGGTTGGAACTTGGTCCATCCAATGCTCAAACCGGGCCAGCCAAGCGGCATGATTTCCAAACTTTAGACCACCACATGGAGTTTTTAAGCGAGAATGAAGAGCTAGCAGAGCTTTACAGGCTGTTCTCACAAAACATTGTAGATAATTACCCTATCGACTGA
- the prmC gene encoding peptide chain release factor N(5)-glutamine methyltransferase gives MSEIIPDSTKKVLKWIIEYIQIEEPETEIQSLAYMVINRFFKIDKSEIISDRSINLSKNEIKELKRFLDRINNHEPIQYIIGEADFFGRKFEVNPAVLIPRNETEELVNLIIKDYKDKKIKLLDVGTGTGCIPITIVKELKLNKAFAIDFDPRVIKVARQNAQKHNVELEFLMIDALKEPFPVQGLDVIVSNPPYVLYSEKELMKPNVTKYEPGTALYVSDENPLIFYERIAEHALGSLKEDGRLYFEINEKFGDKIKFMLEQKGYKNVAIIADINGKDRIVRASNSLA, from the coding sequence ATGTCAGAAATTATTCCCGATTCTACCAAAAAAGTTCTTAAATGGATTATCGAATATATCCAAATTGAAGAGCCTGAAACGGAAATTCAAAGCCTTGCTTACATGGTGATCAATCGCTTTTTTAAGATTGACAAGTCTGAGATTATTTCTGACAGATCGATCAATCTAAGTAAAAACGAGATTAAAGAGCTCAAGCGGTTTTTAGATCGAATTAACAATCACGAACCTATTCAATATATTATAGGTGAAGCAGATTTTTTCGGTAGAAAGTTTGAAGTAAATCCTGCCGTTCTAATTCCAAGGAACGAGACTGAAGAACTGGTAAACCTGATAATTAAGGATTATAAGGATAAGAAAATAAAACTTCTCGATGTAGGAACTGGTACAGGCTGTATTCCTATTACCATTGTTAAAGAGCTGAAACTAAATAAGGCCTTCGCAATTGATTTTGACCCTCGTGTAATTAAGGTAGCTCGACAAAATGCTCAAAAACATAATGTTGAGTTGGAGTTTTTGATGATTGATGCGCTAAAAGAGCCATTTCCTGTACAAGGTTTAGATGTTATTGTAAGTAACCCACCTTACGTATTATATTCTGAAAAGGAACTGATGAAGCCAAACGTTACCAAGTATGAACCAGGAACCGCCCTGTACGTGAGTGACGAAAATCCGCTGATATTTTATGAGCGAATAGCCGAGCATGCCTTAGGCTCATTAAAAGAAGACGGCCGATTATATTTTGAGATTAATGAAAAATTTGGGGATAAAATCAAATTTATGCTCGAACAGAAAGGCTATAAGAATGTAGCCATCATTGCCGACATCAACGGCAAGGATAGAATAGTAAGGGCATCAAATAGTCTCGCCTAG
- the ribD gene encoding bifunctional diaminohydroxyphosphoribosylaminopyrimidine deaminase/5-amino-6-(5-phosphoribosylamino)uracil reductase RibD: MLRALELASNGLGYVSPNPMVGCVIVHNNKIIGEGWHRKYGEAHAEVNAINSVKDKSKLSESTVYVTLEPCAHTGKTPPCADLLIEHSVNKVVIANVDTNPLVGGKGIEKLRNAGIEVETGRMEEEGRELNRRFFTFIEKKRPYVLLKWAQTADGYIARKDYDSKWISGEESRKLVHKWRSEEPGIMVATHTAKYDNPRLDVRDWSGNNPVRIVIDKNLELPQNLNLFDGTIPTLCYNMKKHEEQGAITYVKVSENDLLDNILTDLYERGIQSVLVEGGAALHKNFIDEYLWDEARVFVSKNTFGGGIDAARISLPFQEELIGEDKLLVYRNKK; the protein is encoded by the coding sequence ATGCTTAGAGCTTTGGAGTTGGCTTCAAACGGCTTAGGCTATGTGAGTCCGAACCCAATGGTTGGTTGTGTTATTGTTCATAATAACAAAATTATAGGCGAAGGTTGGCATCGAAAGTATGGCGAGGCACATGCAGAAGTAAATGCGATTAACAGTGTTAAAGATAAATCTAAACTGAGTGAGAGTACTGTGTATGTGACACTTGAACCTTGCGCACATACCGGTAAAACTCCTCCTTGTGCAGATTTATTGATTGAGCACAGTGTAAATAAAGTAGTGATCGCCAATGTAGATACTAATCCTTTGGTTGGGGGAAAAGGTATTGAAAAGCTGAGAAATGCAGGAATTGAAGTGGAGACAGGCCGGATGGAAGAGGAAGGTAGGGAATTGAATAGGCGCTTTTTCACTTTCATTGAGAAGAAACGGCCGTATGTGCTATTAAAATGGGCTCAAACTGCTGATGGATATATTGCCAGAAAAGATTATGATTCCAAATGGATTAGCGGGGAAGAAAGTAGAAAGTTGGTGCATAAATGGCGGTCTGAAGAGCCTGGAATTATGGTAGCTACTCATACTGCCAAGTATGATAACCCAAGATTGGATGTACGCGACTGGAGTGGTAACAATCCTGTCAGAATTGTAATTGATAAAAACTTAGAACTCCCCCAGAACTTAAATCTATTTGACGGTACGATTCCTACACTTTGCTATAACATGAAGAAACATGAGGAGCAAGGAGCAATTACTTACGTGAAAGTTAGTGAGAATGATTTGCTGGATAATATTCTGACTGATTTATATGAACGTGGAATTCAATCGGTTTTGGTAGAGGGTGGAGCAGCTCTTCATAAGAATTTTATTGATGAATACTTGTGGGATGAAGCCAGGGTGTTCGTTTCTAAAAATACCTTTGGTGGTGGCATTGATGCAGCACGTATATCTTTGCCTTTTCAGGAAGAACTTATTGGTGAAGATAAGTTGTTAGTGTACAGGAATAAGAAATGA
- a CDS encoding GAF domain-containing protein, whose amino-acid sequence MAEELIINTSADKKEKYESLLPQIEGLISYEDDLIANLSNITAALKFGMNFFWVGFYIVKNEELVLGPFQGPIACTRIRMGKGVCGTAWEKNETVLVPNVDEFPGHIACSSDSKSEIVLCASKEGEVKLILDVDSDKLNDFDEVDKEHLERLMKLIEEKL is encoded by the coding sequence ATGGCAGAAGAATTAATCATAAACACATCGGCTGATAAGAAGGAAAAGTACGAATCGTTGCTTCCTCAAATTGAGGGACTAATTTCTTACGAGGACGATTTAATAGCCAATCTTTCCAATATTACCGCGGCATTGAAATTTGGAATGAATTTCTTTTGGGTAGGTTTCTACATTGTAAAGAATGAAGAATTAGTACTTGGACCATTTCAGGGGCCGATTGCTTGTACTAGAATTAGAATGGGCAAAGGGGTGTGTGGTACTGCCTGGGAGAAAAATGAAACAGTTCTTGTGCCTAACGTTGACGAATTCCCTGGCCACATTGCTTGCAGTTCAGATTCTAAATCTGAAATTGTATTATGTGCTTCTAAAGAAGGTGAAGTAAAACTAATTCTGGATGTGGACAGCGATAAGTTAAACGACTTTGATGAAGTTGATAAGGAGCATTTAGAGAGGTTGATGAAGTTGATAGAGGAGAAGTTGTAA
- a CDS encoding phosphatidylserine decarboxylase family protein — translation MTIHKEGRLLLAVMLLVLAAINIGLYFYVGSTTVVKLIGIASAIIFLLVLQFFRNPLIKISVQPNQVIAPADGKVVVIEETTEEEYLKDRRIQISIFMSPVNVHVNRTPVKGVVEFFKYHAGKYLVAWHPKSSTENERTTMVLKTENGVSVLVRQIAGAVARRIKWYVKEGDKLEHGAEFGFIKFGSRVDVFLPVGTKVLVKEGDKTLGGRTVLAEL, via the coding sequence GTGACAATACATAAAGAAGGAAGATTATTATTGGCTGTAATGCTTTTGGTGCTTGCAGCCATCAACATAGGATTATATTTCTACGTGGGTAGTACAACGGTAGTGAAGTTAATAGGCATTGCCAGTGCAATAATCTTCCTTCTTGTTCTTCAGTTCTTCAGAAATCCATTGATAAAGATATCTGTACAGCCTAACCAGGTAATCGCCCCGGCTGATGGAAAAGTAGTGGTTATTGAAGAAACGACTGAAGAAGAATATTTAAAAGACAGAAGAATTCAAATTTCCATTTTTATGTCGCCTGTAAATGTGCATGTTAACCGCACACCGGTGAAAGGCGTTGTTGAGTTCTTTAAATACCATGCCGGTAAATACCTAGTGGCATGGCACCCGAAAAGCAGCACTGAAAACGAACGAACTACGATGGTTTTAAAAACCGAAAATGGAGTATCTGTTCTTGTTCGTCAAATTGCCGGTGCTGTAGCCAGACGTATAAAATGGTACGTGAAAGAAGGCGATAAACTTGAGCATGGTGCTGAGTTCGGCTTCATTAAATTCGGCTCTCGAGTTGATGTTTTTCTACCTGTTGGCACTAAAGTTCTTGTAAAAGAAGGTGACAAAACGTTGGGTGGAAGGACTGTGCTGGCGGAGCTGTAG
- a CDS encoding Glu/Leu/Phe/Val family dehydrogenase, whose amino-acid sequence MGYIEPAPLKDEQNPFEAMMSRFHVASQILGLDEEVYNVLKSPAKQVIVSLPITMDDGSIKVFDGYRVIHSNILGPSKGGIRFDPGVHLDEVKALAAWMTWKCAVVDIPYGGAKGGIKCNPREMSAGEIERLTRSYTLAMLEIFGPDRDIPAPDMGTGPREMAWLMDEYSRTQGMTINSVVTGKPLVLGGSLGRTEATGRGVMVSALAAMEKLKINPYKATCAVQGFGNVGSFAALLLEERGVKVVSISDLSGAYHNENGIDIQKAIDYRNGNNGTLDGFTGAEKIGNDELLTLEVDVLVPAATEDVINSGNADNIKAKLIVEGANGPTSAKADNIIHDKGIMVAPDILANAGGVTVSYFEWVQNRLGYKWTGERVNRRSDRIMKDAFDNVYRTSQEHDVSMRIAAYIVAIDKVAKTYKFRGGF is encoded by the coding sequence ATGGGTTACATAGAACCTGCACCACTTAAAGACGAACAGAATCCATTCGAAGCGATGATGTCTCGTTTTCATGTAGCTTCTCAAATTTTAGGATTAGACGAGGAAGTTTACAATGTATTAAAATCTCCGGCAAAGCAAGTAATTGTTTCCTTGCCCATTACGATGGATGACGGCAGCATCAAAGTTTTTGATGGCTATCGTGTAATTCACTCCAACATTCTCGGACCTTCAAAAGGAGGTATCCGTTTCGATCCGGGTGTCCATTTAGATGAGGTAAAAGCCCTAGCTGCCTGGATGACCTGGAAATGTGCCGTTGTGGATATTCCTTACGGTGGAGCCAAAGGTGGTATTAAATGTAACCCTCGTGAAATGTCTGCTGGTGAGATTGAGCGTTTAACACGTTCTTACACACTTGCCATGTTAGAAATTTTCGGACCTGACAGAGATATTCCTGCTCCTGACATGGGAACAGGACCAAGAGAAATGGCCTGGTTGATGGATGAATACTCGAGAACACAGGGTATGACTATTAACTCTGTAGTTACTGGTAAGCCATTAGTATTGGGTGGATCTTTAGGCAGAACTGAAGCAACTGGTCGTGGCGTAATGGTTTCTGCATTAGCCGCCATGGAGAAATTAAAAATCAATCCTTATAAAGCTACTTGCGCTGTTCAAGGTTTTGGTAACGTAGGTTCTTTTGCAGCTTTACTTCTTGAAGAAAGAGGGGTGAAGGTTGTTTCTATCAGTGACCTTTCAGGAGCTTACCACAACGAAAACGGTATAGATATACAAAAGGCTATTGATTACAGAAATGGTAATAACGGAACGTTAGACGGATTCACAGGTGCTGAGAAAATAGGCAATGACGAACTACTAACATTGGAAGTAGATGTACTTGTACCGGCTGCTACTGAAGATGTAATTAACTCCGGCAACGCTGATAATATTAAAGCTAAATTGATTGTTGAAGGAGCTAATGGTCCTACATCTGCAAAGGCTGATAACATTATACACGACAAAGGAATTATGGTTGCACCGGATATTTTGGCGAATGCTGGTGGTGTAACGGTTTCTTACTTTGAGTGGGTGCAAAACCGATTAGGTTACAAATGGACTGGCGAGCGTGTAAACAGACGTTCTGACAGGATTATGAAAGATGCGTTTGATAATGTGTATCGCACATCTCAAGAGCATGATGTATCAATGCGTATTGCTGCCTATATAGTAGCTATTGACAAAGTGGCCAAAACTTATAAGTTTAGAGGCGGATTCTAA
- a CDS encoding phosphatidate cytidylyltransferase, with product MTSILSKYSNLTQRIIAAIIGVLLLGFGTYYSQWMYFTLFLAICIITQLEFYKLVGLDGMLPLKTYGTFMGGTIFTLSFLIEGGYLGPNFYLLIFPIGALNYLIYLYRKKELKPFRGIAFTFLGVFYISVPFSLLNVIAFSQTIYAYELILGSMFILWANDTGAYFTGVRYGKRKLFERVSPKKSWEGFTGGLILAVGMAYTISHFTAVLDTWQWISIGFIITICGTYGDLVESLFKRSIEIKDSGRLIPGHGGFLDRFDGLLLSAPFISAFLKIF from the coding sequence ATGACATCGATTTTAAGTAAATATAGTAATCTTACTCAGCGCATTATTGCCGCTATAATAGGAGTGTTGCTCCTGGGCTTTGGTACCTATTACAGTCAGTGGATGTATTTCACACTTTTCTTAGCCATTTGTATTATTACCCAATTGGAGTTTTATAAACTCGTTGGCCTCGATGGTATGCTCCCTCTAAAAACCTATGGAACGTTTATGGGTGGAACCATTTTTACCTTGTCTTTCCTGATAGAAGGCGGGTATTTAGGGCCTAATTTTTACTTGCTTATTTTCCCTATCGGGGCTCTTAATTATTTAATCTACCTCTACAGAAAAAAAGAATTAAAACCCTTTCGGGGGATTGCATTTACGTTTCTCGGGGTGTTCTATATTTCAGTGCCCTTTTCTTTACTTAACGTGATTGCCTTTTCGCAAACCATTTACGCCTACGAATTAATCTTAGGCTCTATGTTTATACTTTGGGCAAATGATACAGGCGCCTACTTTACCGGAGTTCGATATGGTAAGAGAAAGCTTTTCGAACGTGTTTCACCAAAAAAGTCCTGGGAAGGTTTTACCGGAGGTCTCATACTTGCCGTGGGTATGGCCTATACTATATCGCATTTCACTGCAGTGTTAGATACCTGGCAGTGGATTTCTATTGGATTTATCATAACAATTTGCGGAACCTATGGCGATTTAGTAGAATCATTATTTAAGCGAAGCATAGAAATAAAAGACAGCGGCCGTTTAATCCCAGGGCATGGCGGATTCTTAGATCGCTTTGACGGACTACTACTTTCGGCCCCATTTATATCAGCATTCTTGAAAATCTTTTAA
- a CDS encoding putative signal transducing protein has product MAKWQKVFSTEMSYRAEIVKGVLEDFGIQSVILNKKDSSYNNFGALEVLVLPDDVIRSKQIIQNDIDFK; this is encoded by the coding sequence ATGGCTAAATGGCAGAAGGTTTTTTCAACGGAAATGTCTTATAGGGCCGAAATTGTAAAAGGCGTTTTAGAAGATTTTGGAATTCAATCGGTCATTCTAAATAAGAAAGACTCCTCCTACAATAATTTCGGTGCATTAGAAGTACTGGTACTTCCCGATGATGTAATTAGGTCCAAGCAGATCATTCAGAATGACATCGATTTTAAGTAA
- a CDS encoding CPBP family intramembrane glutamic endopeptidase, translating into MTDLENGISDSNASHSITSAFILLILSIIGFTILGPLIGLVISLPFTDASILELQNSISNPANSPDGKVLLYFLQGGATIGMILLPAIYLKLRESDFMRGLNTRVSDPRGIFLSIFITISFMGVNSFFIEWNSELSFPSWMQGFENWARSLEDQAMEMTIFLTNFSSFGDFAIAFIIIAVFPAFAEEYVFRGLLQNRIYQGTGKIHLAIWVSAILFSCIHMQFFGFIPRMLLGAMFGYLYFWSGNFWVPVVAHFTNNGFTLIMIYLANSGAIDYDIQNTESPTLASVGIFTIITVGLVYYFRKLHSN; encoded by the coding sequence ATGACTGATTTAGAAAATGGCATATCTGATTCAAACGCATCTCATAGTATTACGAGTGCTTTTATCCTGTTAATTCTGTCAATCATAGGTTTTACCATTCTGGGTCCACTCATCGGTCTAGTCATTTCACTTCCATTTACAGATGCATCAATCCTAGAGCTTCAAAACTCCATTTCAAATCCTGCAAACAGTCCTGATGGTAAAGTGCTCCTTTATTTTCTACAAGGTGGGGCTACTATTGGCATGATACTTCTACCAGCCATTTACTTAAAACTAAGGGAGAGCGATTTCATGAGGGGACTAAACACTAGAGTGAGTGATCCTCGAGGAATATTTCTGAGTATATTTATCACTATCAGTTTCATGGGTGTGAATTCCTTTTTCATCGAATGGAATTCGGAACTGTCTTTTCCATCTTGGATGCAAGGCTTTGAAAATTGGGCACGTAGCCTGGAAGATCAGGCTATGGAAATGACTATCTTTCTCACCAACTTTAGCAGCTTCGGAGATTTTGCTATAGCCTTTATTATTATAGCTGTATTTCCGGCCTTTGCCGAGGAGTATGTTTTCAGAGGTCTACTACAAAATAGAATTTATCAAGGTACCGGAAAGATCCATTTGGCCATATGGGTAAGCGCCATTTTGTTCAGTTGCATTCATATGCAGTTTTTTGGGTTTATTCCCAGAATGTTGCTTGGCGCCATGTTCGGTTATCTCTACTTCTGGTCCGGTAATTTCTGGGTGCCGGTGGTCGCGCATTTTACTAATAATGGCTTCACCCTTATCATGATTTATTTGGCCAATTCAGGCGCAATAGACTATGATATTCAAAATACCGAGTCACCTACTTTGGCTTCTGTGGGAATATTCACTATTATTACCGTTGGTCTAGTTTATTATTTTCGGAAACTACATTCTAATTGA